In Hymenobacter gelipurpurascens, one DNA window encodes the following:
- a CDS encoding alpha/beta hydrolase produces the protein MPSTQHLLLKQFITAATRPLARNRPRLSTMRLAAEFLSLGQLMPWNVFLTDVKLEGMAAEWVIPAGAPLDRVLLYLHGGGYVLGSLNTHRSLVGTLAQRCNLQALAINYRKAPEYPFPAALDDALLAYRWLLQQGYQAQNIVVAGDSAGGGLALALLLALREAGEPMPAAAVGLSPWTDLVLPAPLLRRVAHEESQVLEALEIHNWGAMYAHHLPLSHPLVSPVQAELHGLPPLLIQISDAEVLGEDVMRFAAKAQAAGVPITLQVFEGLVHWWHLFWRFVPEARQALDQVAAFTQAVWETQDRPTLPVAAVA, from the coding sequence ATGCCCTCCACCCAGCATCTGCTTCTGAAACAGTTTATTACAGCCGCTACCAGGCCTTTAGCCCGAAACCGCCCCCGGCTTTCTACCATGCGACTGGCGGCTGAATTCCTGTCGCTGGGCCAGCTAATGCCCTGGAACGTGTTCCTGACTGATGTGAAACTGGAGGGTATGGCCGCCGAATGGGTGATACCAGCCGGGGCGCCTCTGGATCGGGTGCTGCTGTATCTGCACGGCGGCGGCTACGTGCTGGGCTCCCTGAACACGCACCGCAGTCTGGTAGGTACACTGGCCCAGCGCTGCAACCTGCAGGCCTTAGCCATCAACTACCGCAAAGCCCCCGAATACCCATTTCCAGCTGCGCTCGACGATGCGCTACTGGCCTACCGCTGGCTGCTTCAGCAGGGCTACCAAGCCCAGAATATTGTAGTAGCCGGCGACTCCGCCGGCGGTGGCCTGGCCCTGGCGTTGCTGCTGGCCCTTCGCGAAGCAGGAGAGCCCATGCCTGCTGCCGCCGTAGGCCTCTCCCCCTGGACTGATTTGGTGCTGCCGGCCCCCTTGCTGCGGCGAGTGGCGCACGAGGAAAGCCAAGTGCTGGAGGCGTTGGAAATACATAACTGGGGCGCTATGTATGCTCATCATCTGCCACTTTCGCACCCGCTGGTTTCGCCCGTACAGGCCGAGTTGCACGGCCTGCCGCCCTTGCTCATTCAGATTTCTGATGCGGAAGTGCTCGGCGAAGATGTAATGCGTTTTGCTGCCAAAGCCCAGGCGGCTGGGGTACCCATCACGCTGCAGGTGTTTGAAGGGTTGGTGCATTGGTGGCATCTGTTCTGGCGTTTCGTGCCCGAAGCGCGGCAGGCGCTGGATCAGGTAGCGGCCTTTACGCAAGCAGTTTGGGAAACCCAGGACAGACCGACGCTTCCTGTTGCGGCGGTGGCCTAG
- a CDS encoding lysophospholipid acyltransferase family protein, whose amino-acid sequence MSTASPPSALPQPTSAILANQHIYSDYFDEEFVETLDRNILQLLDRVWFRSQLVGFDDFPQRNNPERPLLFASNHSGMAFPWDAIVALSHMWRRLPDLSNLPRPLSAPMLSQSVLMNPFLVKNFWKKSGCVDATTLNFETMMFYNDHNLMLYPEGVPGIGKGFNRKYKFQRLATSIVRLGIQHRTDIVPFYTINGEYLNPYTYSWEWINRISKKVGIPFIPVGPILLMVLLQPWFFYMAYPAKLTFVLGTRIKPYELTDKPAEDLSRADYEALSEEVRRRMQREMDAAVQEHGQQPYRWRELWQRMKENRRFFPFFLPWAWPALFQEFERQYVLNGRRDFDLDLRSPGAYWRMIWRNPFTLTFFIPVLGWIPIAIRGYRGHRLGDNSK is encoded by the coding sequence ATGTCCACGGCTTCTCCGCCCTCCGCGCTGCCCCAGCCGACTTCCGCTATTCTGGCGAATCAGCACATCTACTCCGATTATTTTGATGAGGAATTTGTAGAAACGCTGGATCGGAACATTCTGCAGCTCCTGGATCGGGTGTGGTTTCGGTCGCAGCTCGTTGGGTTTGATGATTTTCCGCAGCGCAACAACCCTGAGCGGCCCCTGCTTTTTGCCTCCAACCACTCGGGTATGGCTTTCCCTTGGGATGCCATTGTGGCCCTTTCGCACATGTGGCGCCGCCTGCCCGACCTGAGCAACCTGCCTAGGCCACTCTCGGCGCCCATGCTGTCGCAATCGGTGCTCATGAACCCGTTTCTGGTCAAGAATTTCTGGAAGAAAAGCGGCTGTGTAGATGCTACCACGCTCAACTTCGAGACGATGATGTTCTACAACGACCACAACCTGATGCTATATCCGGAGGGGGTGCCGGGCATCGGGAAGGGGTTCAACCGCAAGTACAAGTTTCAGCGCCTGGCCACCAGCATTGTGCGCCTGGGCATCCAGCACCGCACCGATATTGTGCCGTTCTACACCATCAACGGCGAATACCTGAACCCCTACACCTACAGTTGGGAATGGATAAACCGGATCAGTAAGAAAGTGGGCATTCCGTTTATTCCGGTAGGGCCCATTCTGCTGATGGTGCTGCTGCAGCCCTGGTTTTTCTATATGGCGTATCCAGCCAAGCTCACCTTCGTACTGGGCACCCGCATCAAGCCCTATGAGCTCACCGATAAGCCTGCCGAAGACCTCTCCCGCGCCGATTACGAAGCTCTGTCGGAGGAAGTGCGGCGGCGCATGCAGCGCGAAATGGACGCCGCCGTGCAGGAGCATGGGCAGCAGCCCTACCGCTGGCGCGAGCTGTGGCAGCGCATGAAGGAAAACCGCCGCTTCTTCCCGTTTTTCCTGCCCTGGGCCTGGCCAGCGCTGTTCCAGGAGTTTGAGCGTCAATACGTGCTTAACGGCCGCCGCGACTTCGATCTGGATTTGCGCAGCCCTGGTGCCTACTGGCGCATGATTTGGCGCAATCCGTTCACCCTCACCTTCTTTATTCCCGTATTAGGCTGGATTCCGATTGCCATTCGAGGGTACCGCGGCCATCGGCTCGGCGACAACTCAAAATAG
- a CDS encoding phospho-sugar mutase — MAITPEIQQKINTWLTDSYDANTHAEIQGMVAQNQEDFLSDAFYRNLEFGTGGLRGIMGAGSNRMNRYTLGMATQGLCNYLLQEFPGQEIKVAIAHDSRNNSSEFARIAAGIFSANGITVFLFEALRPTPELSFAIRHLGCQSGCVVTASHNPKEYNGFKVYWNDGAQVVAPHDKNIIQKVNAIQSVSEVKFEADNSRIHLIGAELDAAYLTKVKELSINPEAIQRQHDLKIVYTPLHGTGITLVPQALAQLGFTNVHVVQAQATPDGNFPTVQSPNPEEKVAMQIALDEAKALDADLVIATDPDADRVGIAVKNLKGEWVLVNGNQTAALLTHYLLSARKGAGKMTDKDFIVYTIVTSDVLGDIARANDVTAYQTLTGFKYIAGIIRDLEGEQNYIGGGEESYGYMIGDFVRDKDAISACALLAEMAAVAKNNGHTLYQEMVHMYLTYGFYKEHLISLTKKGQRGAEEIQEMMRDLRTTPPTTIAGLPVVEMRDYQTGKIRDLRTGLEQETGLEASNVLQFILEDGSKISARPSGTEPKIKFYFSVREPLKSAVDFDLADRLAGEKIQRIIEDMNLK; from the coding sequence ATGGCTATTACCCCCGAAATCCAGCAAAAAATCAATACTTGGCTCACTGACAGCTACGACGCCAATACGCACGCCGAAATCCAGGGAATGGTGGCCCAGAATCAGGAGGATTTCCTGTCTGATGCCTTTTACCGCAACCTGGAGTTTGGCACAGGTGGCCTACGCGGTATCATGGGCGCCGGCTCTAACCGCATGAACCGCTACACGCTGGGCATGGCCACGCAGGGCTTGTGCAATTACCTGTTGCAGGAGTTTCCGGGCCAGGAAATTAAGGTGGCCATTGCTCACGACTCTCGCAACAACAGCTCGGAATTTGCGCGCATCGCGGCGGGTATTTTCTCGGCCAATGGCATCACGGTATTTCTGTTTGAAGCCCTGCGCCCTACGCCGGAGCTTTCGTTTGCCATTCGGCACTTGGGTTGCCAGAGTGGCTGCGTGGTTACGGCCTCGCACAACCCTAAGGAATACAACGGCTTCAAGGTGTATTGGAATGATGGCGCGCAGGTAGTGGCCCCGCATGACAAGAACATCATCCAGAAGGTCAATGCTATTCAATCCGTAAGTGAGGTAAAGTTTGAGGCCGATAACTCACGCATCCACCTGATTGGCGCCGAGCTGGACGCCGCCTACTTGACGAAAGTAAAAGAGCTGAGCATCAACCCCGAAGCTATTCAGCGCCAGCACGATCTGAAGATTGTGTACACGCCCCTGCACGGCACGGGCATCACGCTGGTTCCGCAGGCGCTGGCCCAGTTGGGCTTTACCAACGTGCACGTAGTACAGGCCCAGGCCACCCCCGACGGCAACTTCCCTACGGTACAGTCGCCGAACCCCGAGGAAAAGGTGGCCATGCAGATTGCCCTGGATGAAGCCAAGGCGCTCGACGCTGACTTGGTTATCGCCACCGACCCTGATGCTGACCGCGTAGGTATTGCGGTGAAGAACCTGAAGGGTGAATGGGTGCTGGTGAACGGCAACCAGACCGCCGCCCTGCTCACGCACTACCTGCTCTCGGCCCGCAAAGGCGCCGGCAAGATGACCGATAAGGACTTCATCGTCTATACCATCGTAACCAGCGATGTGCTTGGCGATATTGCCCGCGCCAACGACGTTACGGCCTACCAGACGCTCACGGGCTTCAAGTACATTGCCGGCATCATCCGCGACCTGGAAGGAGAGCAGAACTACATTGGGGGTGGCGAGGAAAGCTACGGCTACATGATCGGTGACTTCGTACGCGACAAGGATGCTATTTCGGCCTGTGCCCTACTAGCGGAAATGGCCGCAGTAGCTAAAAACAACGGTCACACGCTCTACCAGGAAATGGTGCACATGTACCTGACCTACGGTTTCTACAAAGAGCACCTGATTTCGCTGACCAAGAAAGGACAGCGTGGCGCCGAGGAAATTCAAGAGATGATGCGCGACCTGCGCACCACGCCTCCTACTACCATTGCCGGCCTGCCCGTAGTGGAAATGCGCGATTACCAGACCGGCAAAATCCGGGACCTGCGTACTGGCCTAGAGCAGGAGACTGGCCTAGAAGCCAGCAACGTGCTCCAGTTTATTCTGGAAGACGGCAGCAAAATCTCAGCACGCCCCAGCGGCACTGAGCCCAAAATCAAGTTCTACTTCAGCGTGCGCGAGCCCCTGAAATCAGCCGTTGACTTTGACCTTGCCGATCGCCTGGCTGGTGAGAAAATCCAGCGGATAATTGAGGACATGAACCTGAAATAA
- a CDS encoding ABC1 kinase family protein: MFKNTISNLTRIRQVAEVLIRYGFEDVVTSTALRRLVPKSRRKSWQEGEHTVFETTRWQRIRMIIEELGPTFIKLAQALSNRADLLPQPLIDEFEKLQSNVPPFPAVQARQIIEQELGHPLEEVFLEFEEETLGSASIGQVHKARLLTGEVVVVKVQRPGVQEKVRTDLSLLHELVRLTAPFLRKQGLSNPQDIVDAFERSMTKELDYNSEARSMEQFRKLYESYDTFYIPKPYRELSTSKMLVIEYVSGCKITDKAQLLEWGLSPEKVAETGMDIYLTQIFEFGSFHADPHPGNVLVRPDGTLVLIDFGMVGHLPKQQKYAFAGVFIGMARQDARSMALNFRRLALTAEIPDMRAFEADLAQLIDDFATLEVKEMSMSDLADALQGVIYRYKLQVPGAVFLILRALVILEGIGKVLHPRFNTFEFVRPYGARIVAEQYSPENILSEAQYTGAQLLALLQTLPTDLRQIMRKISRGDLRVRVELSGYQLLLRKADQLVSRSILAAISVAMILFAGLSLLGHYPAGQMRYFRGLPLVTWYSLGIAAFLLLILFILGTKNERRRE, encoded by the coding sequence ATGTTTAAAAACACGATTTCTAACCTCACCCGGATCCGGCAAGTGGCGGAGGTGCTGATTCGCTACGGCTTCGAGGACGTGGTGACGAGCACGGCCCTTCGGCGGCTGGTGCCGAAAAGCCGGCGGAAATCGTGGCAGGAGGGGGAGCACACCGTGTTCGAAACCACCCGCTGGCAGCGCATTCGCATGATTATCGAGGAGCTGGGCCCTACCTTCATCAAGCTGGCCCAAGCCCTGAGCAACCGCGCTGACTTGCTGCCACAGCCCCTAATTGACGAGTTTGAGAAGCTGCAGAGCAATGTGCCGCCCTTCCCTGCTGTCCAGGCCCGCCAGATTATTGAGCAGGAGCTAGGCCACCCGTTGGAAGAGGTTTTCCTGGAATTTGAGGAAGAAACGCTCGGCTCGGCCAGCATCGGGCAGGTGCACAAGGCCCGTCTGCTCACCGGTGAGGTAGTGGTGGTAAAAGTGCAGCGCCCCGGCGTGCAGGAAAAAGTCCGCACCGATCTGAGCCTGCTCCACGAGCTGGTGCGGCTCACGGCGCCTTTTCTGCGCAAACAAGGCCTTTCCAACCCCCAGGATATTGTAGACGCGTTTGAGCGCAGCATGACCAAGGAGCTAGATTACAACTCCGAGGCGCGCAGCATGGAGCAGTTCCGCAAGCTCTACGAGAGCTACGATACCTTCTACATTCCGAAGCCGTATCGGGAGCTGAGTACTAGCAAGATGCTGGTAATTGAGTACGTGAGCGGCTGCAAAATCACTGACAAAGCGCAGCTGTTGGAGTGGGGCTTAAGCCCGGAAAAAGTGGCTGAAACCGGCATGGATATTTACCTGACTCAGATTTTCGAGTTCGGGTCGTTCCATGCTGATCCGCACCCCGGCAACGTGCTGGTGCGCCCCGATGGCACGCTGGTACTCATCGATTTTGGGATGGTAGGCCATTTGCCCAAGCAGCAGAAATACGCCTTTGCGGGCGTATTCATCGGGATGGCGCGGCAGGATGCGCGCAGCATGGCGCTCAACTTCCGCCGCCTCGCCCTCACGGCGGAAATTCCGGATATGCGCGCCTTCGAGGCCGATCTGGCCCAGCTCATCGATGACTTTGCGACGCTGGAAGTCAAGGAGATGAGCATGTCTGATTTGGCCGATGCACTGCAGGGCGTCATCTACCGCTACAAGCTGCAGGTGCCCGGCGCCGTGTTCCTAATTCTGCGCGCCCTCGTGATTCTGGAAGGCATTGGCAAAGTGCTGCACCCGCGCTTCAACACCTTCGAGTTTGTGCGGCCCTACGGTGCCCGCATCGTAGCGGAGCAATACTCCCCCGAAAACATCCTCAGCGAGGCCCAATACACCGGCGCCCAACTGCTGGCCCTTCTCCAGACCCTGCCCACGGATCTGCGCCAGATCATGCGCAAAATCTCGCGCGGTGATTTGCGTGTGCGCGTGGAATTGAGCGGCTACCAGCTGCTCCTTCGCAAAGCCGACCAGCTGGTAAGCCGCAGCATCTTGGCTGCCATTTCCGTCGCCATGATTCTGTTCGCGGGCCTGAGCCTGCTAGGCCACTACCCGGCCGGGCAGATGCGTTATTTCCGCGGCCTACCCCTCGTGACGTGGTACAGCCTCGGCATTGCGGCGTTTCTGCTGCTTATCCTCTTCATCCTGGGCACCAAAAATGAGCGCCGTCGGGAATAA
- a CDS encoding aspartyl protease family protein, with product MHISPMPLRCVFSWLFLGRLRPGWLCAGAAAFLLLLLSGASPLQAQPGPFRFENPKQTKVRVPAFMQRNLVIIPVQLNGQGPFNFLLDTGISSSLITDPKVRQQLRLRTKERYMISGAGEEEPLEAYRVDSVRVQLKGIDCPRLSFLSLSNDVLNLSGYVGMPIHGLLGSDIFRSFVVEIRPQDQQVVFYTPTSYKVPRGRQWTSIPLDIEGNKTYVTLPVTLSDSLTIPLKLVLDTGAGHALSIETTSDPRLKVPAKNLRTQLGRGLNGYINGYLGRVQALHLGKYKVPALLTSFPDAADVAQRADVFRNGNLGFELLKRFVVVIDYTHNRLLLRPNITFREPFEHDMAGCEIVASGSELRRYLFARIMPDSPAAVAGLQANDELVSVNLIPASQLNLTQVSNLFRSYDGRIMLLVVRRPSGKLFTAALRLRRQI from the coding sequence TTGCACATCTCTCCTATGCCTCTGCGCTGCGTGTTTAGTTGGCTGTTTCTGGGCCGATTACGGCCGGGATGGCTATGCGCAGGTGCCGCCGCTTTTCTACTGTTGCTCCTGAGCGGTGCCAGCCCACTGCAGGCGCAGCCGGGCCCCTTCCGGTTCGAGAACCCGAAACAGACCAAGGTCCGGGTGCCGGCATTTATGCAGCGCAACCTGGTAATAATTCCGGTGCAGCTGAACGGGCAGGGGCCGTTCAACTTTCTGCTTGATACAGGCATCAGCAGCTCCCTTATCACCGACCCCAAAGTGCGTCAGCAGCTGCGCTTGCGCACCAAGGAGCGGTATATGATTTCCGGTGCCGGGGAAGAGGAGCCCCTAGAGGCCTACCGCGTAGATAGTGTGCGTGTGCAACTCAAAGGCATAGACTGCCCCAGACTGTCGTTTCTGAGTCTTTCGAATGATGTATTGAACCTCTCGGGCTACGTGGGCATGCCCATTCATGGTCTGCTTGGGTCGGATATCTTCCGCAGTTTTGTGGTGGAAATCAGGCCCCAAGACCAACAAGTCGTCTTTTATACTCCCACATCGTACAAAGTGCCCCGGGGGCGGCAGTGGACAAGTATTCCCTTGGATATCGAAGGCAACAAAACCTACGTCACGCTACCCGTCACGCTCAGCGACTCCCTGACGATACCCCTGAAACTGGTGCTGGACACGGGGGCAGGGCATGCACTTTCCATAGAAACCACTTCCGATCCGCGGCTGAAGGTGCCGGCAAAAAACCTGCGCACCCAATTGGGGCGGGGACTCAATGGGTACATTAATGGGTACCTGGGCCGCGTGCAGGCATTGCACCTGGGTAAATACAAAGTGCCTGCTTTGCTGACTTCATTTCCGGATGCCGCCGATGTGGCCCAGCGGGCCGATGTGTTCCGCAACGGCAACCTGGGGTTTGAGCTGCTGAAGCGTTTTGTCGTGGTCATCGACTATACCCACAACCGCCTGTTGCTACGCCCCAATATCACGTTCCGGGAGCCGTTTGAGCACGATATGGCCGGTTGCGAGATTGTGGCCTCTGGTTCGGAGCTGCGGCGCTACTTGTTCGCGCGCATCATGCCCGACTCGCCGGCTGCGGTAGCCGGCCTGCAGGCCAACGACGAGCTGGTTTCCGTCAACCTGATTCCTGCTTCTCAGCTCAATCTCACCCAAGTTAGCAACCTGTTCCGCTCCTACGATGGGCGTATTATGCTGCTGGTCGTGCGGCGGCCTTCGGGCAAGCTCTTCACGGCTGCGCTCCGGCTGCGGCGCCAGATCTGA
- a CDS encoding DUF952 domain-containing protein: MLYRIATATDWQQAQQTGLFASADLAAEGFIHSSEQHQILETAKRYYVGQSGLVLLEWDEDALAAAGVRVKREWVESRQQHFAHLFAAVPLAAVRRVWPFVVGPDGTATLPVDL; this comes from the coding sequence ATGCTTTACCGCATTGCTACCGCAACCGATTGGCAACAGGCCCAGCAAACCGGCCTTTTCGCAAGCGCCGACCTTGCTGCCGAAGGCTTTATCCATAGCTCTGAGCAACACCAGATTCTGGAAACGGCCAAGCGCTATTACGTAGGCCAGTCGGGGCTGGTGCTGCTGGAGTGGGATGAAGATGCACTGGCAGCAGCAGGGGTGCGTGTGAAGCGGGAGTGGGTAGAAAGCCGGCAGCAGCATTTCGCTCACCTATTTGCTGCCGTGCCACTGGCGGCGGTGCGGCGCGTGTGGCCGTTTGTAGTAGGTCCCGATGGAACGGCCACATTGCCGGTTGATCTGTAG
- a CDS encoding ABC-F family ATP-binding cassette domain-containing protein: protein MNLLSAENLSKNYADRWLFRDLNTGLLQGQRVALVGINGSGKTTLLRILAGLEQPDTGEVSVRKDIRVSFLGQQPVFDESLNVEQTIFASQNDTLAAIRDYEHVVNDPNHSSNDLQRVMELMDTYNAWDYEAQVKQILGRLGILGDLLERPVSKLSGGQRKRVALARVLIEEPDVLILDEPTNHLDLATIEWLENRLASPSLTLLMVTHDRYFLDKVANEIIELDQGRVHRYQGNYSYFVEKKAEREQMETVEVEKARNLLRKELEWMRRQPQARGTKQKARIDAFYDTQEKAKGRIKGPEMELSVKTTRQGGKIIEVEHLHKEFGGKVVLDDFSYVFKKKDRIGLIGPNGAGKSTLLNMLTGKLTPDSGVVDAGQTTVFGYYTQNELEFDPSQRVIDIVKEVAEVVEMADGTQVTASQFLQHFQFPPAQQYTLVSKLSGGEKRRLQLLRVLIKNPNFLILDEPTNDLDIITLNILEDFLLNFQGCLIIVSHDRYFMDALVEQVFALEPGGHIRQFPGNYTDYREWQKDQDAETAARPPKATASAAPVAVPPTPAAAPATPKRKASFAEKKEYETLEKELEQLEILKQQLIEKLNSGAGNHQELADWAAQLKRTDQDLDSKGERWLELAEFV from the coding sequence ATGAATTTGCTGTCTGCTGAGAATCTCTCAAAAAATTATGCCGACCGGTGGCTGTTCCGGGATCTGAATACTGGCCTATTACAAGGTCAGCGCGTGGCGCTGGTGGGCATCAATGGCTCCGGCAAAACCACCTTGCTCCGCATTCTGGCGGGCCTGGAGCAACCCGATACGGGCGAAGTAAGCGTCCGGAAGGATATCCGGGTGTCTTTTCTGGGCCAGCAGCCCGTATTCGATGAGTCGCTGAATGTGGAGCAAACCATCTTCGCCAGCCAGAACGATACGCTTGCCGCCATCCGCGACTACGAGCACGTAGTTAATGACCCCAACCACTCCTCCAACGACCTGCAACGGGTGATGGAGCTGATGGACACCTACAATGCCTGGGATTACGAGGCGCAAGTAAAGCAGATCCTGGGCCGCCTCGGCATCCTCGGCGATTTGCTGGAACGGCCCGTGAGTAAGCTCTCGGGTGGCCAGCGTAAGCGCGTGGCCCTTGCCCGCGTGCTCATTGAGGAGCCCGATGTACTGATCCTCGACGAGCCCACCAACCATCTGGACCTGGCTACCATTGAGTGGCTGGAAAACCGGCTGGCTTCGCCTTCGCTTACGCTGTTGATGGTGACCCACGACCGCTATTTCCTGGATAAAGTAGCCAACGAAATTATAGAGCTGGACCAGGGCCGTGTGCACCGCTACCAGGGCAACTACTCCTATTTTGTGGAGAAGAAGGCCGAGCGCGAGCAGATGGAAACCGTGGAAGTGGAGAAGGCCCGCAACCTGCTCCGCAAAGAGTTGGAGTGGATGCGCCGCCAGCCCCAGGCCCGTGGTACCAAGCAAAAAGCCCGCATCGACGCGTTTTACGACACGCAGGAAAAAGCCAAAGGCCGCATCAAAGGCCCCGAAATGGAGCTTTCGGTGAAAACCACCCGCCAGGGCGGTAAAATCATTGAGGTAGAGCACCTGCACAAGGAGTTCGGTGGCAAGGTGGTGCTGGATGACTTCAGTTACGTCTTTAAAAAGAAAGACCGTATTGGCCTGATTGGCCCGAACGGCGCCGGCAAATCAACGCTGCTGAACATGCTCACGGGCAAGCTCACGCCCGATTCCGGCGTGGTAGATGCGGGCCAGACCACCGTTTTTGGGTACTACACCCAGAACGAACTGGAGTTCGACCCATCGCAGCGCGTGATTGACATTGTGAAGGAAGTGGCCGAAGTAGTAGAAATGGCCGACGGCACCCAGGTGACGGCCTCGCAGTTTCTGCAGCACTTCCAGTTTCCGCCGGCCCAGCAGTACACGTTGGTGAGTAAGCTGAGTGGTGGCGAAAAGCGCCGACTGCAACTGCTGCGCGTGCTCATCAAGAATCCGAACTTCCTGATTCTTGACGAACCGACCAATGACCTCGACATCATCACGCTTAATATTCTGGAGGACTTCCTGCTCAACTTCCAGGGCTGCCTGATCATCGTGTCGCACGACCGGTACTTCATGGATGCCTTGGTGGAGCAAGTGTTTGCCCTAGAGCCCGGCGGGCATATCCGTCAGTTTCCCGGCAACTACACCGATTACCGTGAGTGGCAGAAAGACCAGGACGCTGAAACTGCTGCTAGGCCACCGAAAGCCACCGCATCGGCTGCACCGGTGGCCGTGCCGCCTACGCCCGCTGCCGCTCCAGCTACCCCGAAGCGCAAGGCTTCCTTTGCGGAGAAAAAGGAGTACGAAACGCTGGAAAAGGAACTTGAGCAGCTCGAAATTCTGAAGCAGCAGCTTATCGAGAAGCTCAACTCCGGCGCCGGCAACCACCAGGAGCTAGCTGACTGGGCCGCCCAGCTCAAGCGCACCGACCAGGACCTCGACTCCAAAGGCGAGCGGTGGCTGGAGCTAGCTGAGTTCGTGTAG
- a CDS encoding phasin family protein, which translates to MEDLFKKFINAGVGLVSLTNDRVQKTIDTLVKESKLSEQEGARIMDDLKKNTDTKRQEMEKQFQGLASRLMKGAGLATNADVEELKRTVKGGSKASAPAAKSASSSASAKKPAAAASKAAAPAKKAPAAKPAASAKPAAPKAAAAKKPAPKVSGNTTSAGSSDGGNS; encoded by the coding sequence ATGGAAGACCTGTTTAAGAAGTTCATCAATGCTGGCGTTGGCCTTGTTTCGCTCACGAATGACCGGGTGCAGAAAACCATCGATACGCTGGTGAAAGAAAGCAAGCTGTCGGAACAGGAGGGAGCCCGCATCATGGACGACCTAAAGAAAAACACCGATACCAAGCGGCAGGAGATGGAAAAGCAGTTCCAGGGCCTGGCTTCCCGCCTGATGAAAGGCGCTGGCCTAGCCACCAACGCCGATGTAGAGGAGTTGAAGCGCACCGTGAAAGGCGGTAGCAAAGCGTCTGCTCCGGCTGCCAAAAGCGCTAGCAGCAGTGCCAGCGCGAAAAAGCCAGCTGCTGCTGCCAGCAAAGCCGCTGCACCTGCTAAGAAGGCCCCTGCTGCTAAGCCGGCCGCTAGCGCCAAACCAGCTGCTCCCAAAGCTGCAGCCGCCAAGAAGCCAGCTCCTAAAGTGAGCGGCAACACTACTTCGGCTGGCTCCTCCGACGGCGGCAATTCCTAA
- the hppD gene encoding 4-hydroxyphenylpyruvate dioxygenase has product METMTSPAVQAHPAHDFLPLNGTDYLEFYVGNAKQSAYYYQAAFGFELVAYAGPETGLRDRASYVLQQNKIRFVLTTSLLPDSDITRHVAQHGDGVKVMALWVDDARKSFEETTKRGAKPAFEPYTISDEHGEVTMAGIYTYGETIHTFVERSKYSGPFLPGFVAKTSGIPQGAPVGLQVVDHCVGNVGWGEMNQWVKFYEDVMGFKLLITFDDDDISTEYSALMSKVVSNGNGFVKFPINEPAEGKKKSQIEEYLDFYHSPGVQHMALITNDIRTTVTELRRRGVEFLQVPATYYEDLLDRVGHIDEDLDSIRNLNLLVDRDEEGYLLQIFTKPVEDRPTVFFEIIQRKGAKSFGKGNFKALFEAIEREQALRGNL; this is encoded by the coding sequence ATGGAAACGATGACTTCGCCGGCCGTGCAGGCCCACCCCGCCCACGATTTCCTGCCCCTCAACGGTACTGATTACTTGGAATTTTACGTCGGCAATGCCAAGCAGTCGGCCTACTATTACCAGGCCGCTTTCGGCTTCGAGCTAGTGGCCTACGCCGGCCCCGAAACGGGCCTACGCGACCGGGCTAGCTACGTGCTGCAGCAGAACAAAATCCGCTTCGTCCTGACCACTTCCCTCCTGCCCGATTCCGACATCACGCGCCACGTAGCCCAGCACGGCGACGGCGTGAAGGTGATGGCGTTGTGGGTTGACGATGCCCGCAAATCCTTCGAAGAAACCACTAAGCGCGGCGCCAAACCCGCTTTCGAGCCCTACACCATTTCCGATGAGCACGGTGAGGTGACGATGGCCGGCATCTATACCTACGGCGAAACCATCCACACCTTTGTGGAGCGCAGCAAATACTCGGGGCCTTTCCTGCCCGGCTTTGTGGCCAAAACCAGCGGCATTCCGCAGGGCGCGCCCGTAGGCCTGCAGGTAGTAGACCATTGCGTTGGCAACGTGGGCTGGGGCGAAATGAACCAGTGGGTGAAGTTCTACGAGGACGTAATGGGCTTCAAGTTGCTCATCACCTTCGACGACGACGACATCAGCACGGAGTATTCAGCCCTGATGAGCAAGGTGGTTTCCAACGGCAACGGCTTCGTGAAATTCCCCATCAACGAGCCCGCTGAAGGCAAGAAGAAGAGCCAGATTGAGGAATACCTCGATTTCTACCACTCGCCTGGGGTACAGCACATGGCCCTCATCACCAACGACATCCGCACAACCGTAACGGAGCTGCGCCGCCGCGGTGTAGAGTTTCTGCAGGTGCCTGCCACCTACTACGAAGACCTGCTGGACCGCGTAGGCCACATTGACGAAGACCTCGACAGCATCCGTAACCTGAACCTGCTTGTAGACCGCGACGAAGAAGGTTATTTGCTCCAGATTTTCACAAAGCCTGTGGAAGACCGCCCTACTGTGTTCTTCGAAATCATTCAGCGCAAAGGTGCCAAGAGCTTCGGCAAAGGCAACTTCAAAGCGTTGTTCGAGGCCATTGAGCGCGAGCAAGCATTGCGCGGCAACCTCTAG